The following nucleotide sequence is from Erythrobacter aurantius.
CGAACGTTCTCGACCAGCTGAACGCGCCCGGCACGGTCCGCCGCGAAAGCGCGGCCGCATCGCTGGGGGCTGCCGATTTTCTGCGGCTGATGACGGCGCAACTCGCCAATCAGGATCCGCTTGAGCCGCAGAGCAACGAACAGATGCTGGCGCAGCTCGCGCAGTTTTCGACCCTTTAGAACGGCACTGCCTCGCGCGCCACGCTCGAAGACATTTCGTCCAAGCTCGATGCTCTGATCGCGGCGCAGGAAAAGGCGCTCGCGGCAGCCGAGGCGAACGCCGCCACCATCTCCGAAATCTCCTGAACCAACTTCCCTTCAGTACAAAGGAACTCGATCCATGTCGTTCTACACCTCACTTAGCGGGATGCGTAACGCCGAAACCGATCTGCGCGTCATCTCCAACAACATCGCGAATGCCGAAACCGCCGGTTTCAAGAAGTCCAACGCCCAGTTCACCGATCTCGTCGCCACCGGCGGCAGCACCGATCCCCGCGTAACGCCGGGCATCGGCGCTGCGGTTCCGGGATTACGCAGGATTTCGGCCTGGGCCAGATCGAGCAGACCGGGCGCGTGCTTGACGTGGCGATTACCGGCGACGGCTTCCTTGCCGTGGCCAACCCGATTTCGGGCGACGTTACCTTTACCCGCAACGGCAATCTCGAACTGGTTGCGACCGGCGAGTTGCAGACCAAGAGCGGCGATCTGGTGCAGGCTTTTCCGGTCGACGCGAATGGCAATGCCACGTCCAACATACCCGCGAATGTCGTCGTGCCGACGGTCAACGCCGCCGGTTCGGCCCTGTCGAGCATTTCCATCGATGCGCGCGGCATTGTCGGCGCGAACTATTCCGACGGTTCGAGCGAGCCGGTTGCGATGGTTGCGCTGGCTTCTTTCCCGGCCACTGGTGGCCTGCGTCCGATCGGCCAGACCAAATGGGAAGCGACTGCGGATTCCGGTCTGCCCCAGTATGGCGAACCCGGTGTCGGCAATCTCGGCCAGTTGATGAGCGGGGCGTTGGAGCGCTCGAACGTCGACCTGGCCGAAGAGATGGTCTCGCTGCTGACGGCTCAGCGCAATTTCCAGGCGAACGCCCGTGCGATCGACACCGCCACGGCGATTTCGCAAACCGTACTCAACCTGCAACGGTAAGCGATAGGCAGGGGACAGCGCCATGGACCGCCTGATCTACACCGCCCTGACCGGAATGGACGCGGCGATGAACCGCCAGCGTGCGGTGGCGAACAATCTCGCCAACGCCAACACGCCGGGTTTCCGTCAGGAGGTTTTCGCGATCACGCCTGCCACCTTGAAAGACCAGTCGATCGAGGTGCGGGCGCTGGCGCGCGGCATGGTGCGTGGGGCAGACATGGCGCAGGCGCGGGTGAAACCGACCGGCCAGCCGCTCGACCTTGCGGTAAAGGGTTCGGGGCTGATCGCCTATCAGGCACCCGGTGGCGGCGAAGTCTATTCGCGGCGCGGCGATCTGCGGGTTGCGGCCAGCGGCGTGCTCGAGAACGGCGAAGGCCTGCCAGTCCTTGGACAGGGCGGTGCGCCGATCACCGTTCCCGGCGGGTTCTCGGTAAGGATCGCGGAGGATGGTTCGGTACTGGGTTCCGATCCCGCCGCCCCAGATGCGCCCGCCCAAGTCATTGACCGGATCAAGCTGGTTTCAGCCGAAGGCAGCCAGTTGGTGAAGGGCATCGACAGTTTCCTGACGGTGCCGGGCGGCGGCGTCCTGCCCGAAGACCCGACCGCACAGGTCACTCCCGGCGCGCTGGAGGAATCCAACGTCCAGACCGCCGAAACGCTGGTGCAGATGATCGAGGCGCAGCGCGCCTTCGAACAGCGCGCCAAGATCATCGAAACCGCCGGACAGCTCGACGAGGCATCGGCCCGACTGATGGGCATGGGCTGATAGCCCGCCCGCCGTGCCGCGCGCGAGAGTCAGAGAAAAGGAACACACACAATGCCCACTTCCGCCCTTCACGTCGCCCGCACCGGGCTTGAGGCACAGGATGCGCGGATGCGCGTCATCGCCAACAACCTCGCCAATATCGGCACCACTGGTTTCAAGCGCGACCGTGCC
It contains:
- a CDS encoding flagellar hook assembly protein FlgD; protein product: MEINSNVLDQLNAPGTVRRESAAASLGAADFLRLMTAQLANQDPLEPQSNEQMLAQLAQFSTL
- a CDS encoding flagellar hook-basal body protein, translating into MAITGDGFLAVANPISGDVTFTRNGNLELVATGELQTKSGDLVQAFPVDANGNATSNIPANVVVPTVNAAGSALSSISIDARGIVGANYSDGSSEPVAMVALASFPATGGLRPIGQTKWEATADSGLPQYGEPGVGNLGQLMSGALERSNVDLAEEMVSLLTAQRNFQANARAIDTATAISQTVLNLQR
- a CDS encoding flagellar basal body rod protein FlgF produces the protein MDRLIYTALTGMDAAMNRQRAVANNLANANTPGFRQEVFAITPATLKDQSIEVRALARGMVRGADMAQARVKPTGQPLDLAVKGSGLIAYQAPGGGEVYSRRGDLRVAASGVLENGEGLPVLGQGGAPITVPGGFSVRIAEDGSVLGSDPAAPDAPAQVIDRIKLVSAEGSQLVKGIDSFLTVPGGGVLPEDPTAQVTPGALEESNVQTAETLVQMIEAQRAFEQRAKIIETAGQLDEASARLMGMG